A single region of the Garra rufa chromosome 6, GarRuf1.0, whole genome shotgun sequence genome encodes:
- the tmem184c gene encoding transmembrane protein 184C produces the protein MPCTCGNWRRWIRPLVVLLYILLLLVVLPLCIWELQKSGVSTPNKAWFIAGIFVFMTIPISLWGILQHLVHYTQPELQKPIIRILWMVPIYSLDSWIALKYPNIAIYVDTCRECYEAYVIYNFMSFLLNYLENQYPSLVLMLEVQEQQKHLPPLCCCPPWPMGEVLLLRCKLGVLQYTVVRPVTTVIALICQLCGVYDEGNFSSKNAWTYLVIVNNLSQLFAMYCLVLFYKALREELSPIKPVGKFLCVKLVVFVSFWQAVVIALLVKVGVISDSHTWDWDSVEAVATGLQDFIICVEMFLAAIAHHFSFTYKPYIQEAEEGSCFDSFLAMWDVSDIRADISEQVRNVGRTVMGRPRKTHFGEEASQDENTGLLSAGSQDPAIESSSTPPSPKGRYQGMGHTVTPHSISAPANLGSVPWEGDVDDITPVVLSGDHTDQQGSDYAEIT, from the exons ATGCCGTGCACATGCGGGAACTGGAGGAGGTGGATTCGGCCTCTGGTGGTGCTGCTGTACATTCTGCTGCTCCTGGTTGTCCTTCCGCTCTGTATATGGGAACTTCAAAAATCAGGG GTTAGTACTCCTAATAAAGCATGGTTCATCGCTGGGATATTTGTGTTTATGACTATACCCATCTCACTGTGGGGGATTTTGCAGCATCTAGTACACTACACCCAACCTGAGCTACAAAAACCTATTATCAG AATATTATGGATGGTTCCTATATACAGCCTGGATAGT TGGATTGCGTTGAAGTATCCCAACATTGCCATCTATGTAGACACATGCAGAGAGTGCTATGAGGCCTATGTCATCTACAACTTCATGAGCTTCCTTCTCAACTATCTGGAAAACCAGTATCCCAGTCTGGTTCTGATGCTGGAGGTGCAGGAGCAACAAAAGCATCTCCCCCCTCTTTGTTGCTGCCCACCATGGCCCATGGGAGA AGTGCTTTTGCTGAGATGTAAACTGGGAGTTTTGCAGTACACAGTTGTGAGACCTGTCACTACAGTCATTGCTTt GATTTGTCAGCTTTGTGGGGTCTATGATGAAGGCAACTTCAGTTCAAAAAATGCCTGGACGTATCTGGTTATTGTCAACAATCTCTCTCAGCTT TTTGCCATGTACTGTCTTGTGCTGTTCTACAAGGCTCTGAGAGAAGAGCTGAGTCCCATCAAACCTGTGGGCAAATTCCTGTGTGTCAAGCTGGTGGTTTTTGTGTCATTCTG GCAAGCAGTGGTCATTGCTCTTTTAGTGAAGGTTGGTGTGATCTCAGACTCGCACACTTGGGACTGGGACAGTGTGGAGGCTGTAGCCACTGGATTACAG GACTTCATCATCTGTGTGGAAATGTTTTTGGCAGCCATTGCCCATCACTTCAGCTTCACTTACAAGCCCTACATACAGGAAGCAGAGGAAGGTTCTTGCTTTGATTCCTTCCTGGCCATGTGGGATGTCTCAGATATACGGGCTGACATCTCAGAACAAGTGCGCAATGTCG gGAGAACTGTCATGGGCCGGCcaagaaaaacacattttggtGAAGAGGCTTCCCAGGACGAGAACACAGGATTGCTGTCAGCTGGTTCTCAGGATCCAGCCATTGAATCATCCTCCACCCCTCCATCGCCCAAGGGCCGTTACCAGGGTATGGGCCACACTGTAACCCCCCACTCCATCTCTGCTCCTGCCAACCTTGGCAGCGTACCTTGGGAAGGAGATGTGGATGATATCACGCCTGTTGTGCTATCTGGCGATCACACAGACCAACAAGGGTCAGACTATGCAGAGATCACTTAA